A window of Ranitomeya variabilis isolate aRanVar5 chromosome 2, aRanVar5.hap1, whole genome shotgun sequence contains these coding sequences:
- the ARL2BP gene encoding ADP-ribosylation factor-like protein 2-binding protein, whose protein sequence is MEDLEEENFTLSISSPKDAEFDCVVGHLEDIIMDLEFQVLQRNFMEKYYQEFEDTEENKLAYTPIFNEYISLVEKFIEQQLMERIPTFNMNTFIASLQSHRQEMAGDIFDILLTFTDFLAFKEMFLDYKAEKEGRGLDLSGGLVVTPLFNSSVSSSS, encoded by the exons ATGGAGGATCTAGAAGAAGAGAACTTTACCCTATCAAT TTCTTCCCCCAAGGATGCAGAATTTGACTGTGTGGTCGGTCACTTGGAAGACATCATAATGG atttAGAGTTTCAAGTGCTACAGAGAAACTTCATGGAAAAGTATTACCAAGAATTTGAAGATACCGAAGAAAATAAACTTGCATACACGCCCATATTTAATGAATAT ATCAGTTTAGTGGAGAAATTCATAGAACAACAGTTGATGGAGCGGATTCCAACATTTAACATGAACACATTCATCGCTTCCTTACA ATCTCATCGTCAGGAAATGGCCGGGGACATATTTGACATATTGCTGACTTTCACAGACTTCCTGGCTTTTAAAGAAATGTTCCTCGACTACAAAGCT GAAAAAGAAGGACGAGGCCTGGATCTGAGCGGTGGCTTAGTGGTGACGCCATTATTCAACTCTTCAGTATCGTCTTCATCATAG